From Garra rufa chromosome 19, GarRuf1.0, whole genome shotgun sequence, the proteins below share one genomic window:
- the LOC141292310 gene encoding GTPase IMAP family member 7-like has product MDRSDKTNLRIVLLGKTGSGKSSTGNTIIGNIVFKIGMSFNSITTCCQSHLTTVEGRNISVIDTPGLFDTNESMSEEQRKAEIVKCVYMSAPGPHVFLLIMRLDMKYTKEEKDTVKWIQENFGEEATRYTIILFTRGDLLKGKRLYDYMNENNDLKALVNECGDRFNLFNNEDMKNRSQVTELLEKIEKMVEENGGQHYTNEMYRKAQKEIEWEAWKQKAKVHGKTALEVTVVGGAVVAMAGGPAEAAATAVRAAAAGAAAATAVAEAVMGAVKSGLKI; this is encoded by the exons ATGGACAGAAGCGACAAAACAA ATCTAAGGATTGTGCTGTTGGGTAAAACTGGATCAGGAAAGAGTTCAACAGGAAACACCATCATTGGCAACATTGTGTTTAAGATTGGTATGTCCTTTAACTCTATTACTACATGCTGTCAATCACATCTGACAACAGTGGAGGGCAGAAACATCTCAGTGATCGACACTCCAGGACTGTTTGATACAAATGAGTCAATGAGTGAAGAACAACGGAAAGCTGAAATAGTGAAGTGTGTCTACATGTCTGCTCCTGGTCCTCATGTGTTTCTGCTGATCATGAGACTGGACATGAAATACACAAAAGAGGAGAAAGACACAGTGAAATGGATTCAGGAGAACTTTGGAGAAGAAGCTACTCGATACACAATCATTCTGTTTACTAGAGGAGATCTGCTGAAGGGAAAAAGATTATATGATTATATGAATGAAAATAATGATCTCAAGGCTCTTGTTAATGAGTGTGgtgacagatttaatttattCAATAATGAAGACATGAAGAACCGCTCTCAGGTCACTGAACTACTGGAGAAGATTGAGAAGATGGTGGAGGAGAATGGAGGACAGCACTACACTAATGAGATGTATAGAAAAGCCCAGAAAGAAATTGAATGGGAGGCTTGgaaacaaaaagctaaagttcATGGAAAAACAGCACTAGAAGTAACAGTAGTAGGAGGAGCAGTAGTAGCAATGGCAGGAGGACCAGCAGAAGCAGCAGCAACAGCAGTacgagcagcagcagcaggagcagcagcagcaacagcagtAGCAGAAGCGGTAATGGGAGCAGTAAAATCAGGCTTAAAAATATAG